In Ornithorhynchus anatinus isolate Pmale09 chromosome 17, mOrnAna1.pri.v4, whole genome shotgun sequence, the following proteins share a genomic window:
- the LOC103166783 gene encoding C-C motif chemokine 7-like, producing the protein MRSRLSAALAGLLLFCLWSPDVRGESIIHQSPNCCYRFLKKNITHLVRGYKLTASSCPEMAVQFTLKGGKTFCGKLQDDWVQKFVKEAEDMRRNKHSADRG; encoded by the exons ATGAGGTCCCGCTTGTCCGCGGCGCTGGCCGGCCTGCTGCTCTTCTGTCTGTGGTCCCCGGACGTCCGGGGCGAGAGCA TCATCCACCAGTCCCCCAATTGCTGCTACCGGTTCCTGAAGAAGAACATCACCCACCTGGTCAGGGGCTACAAGCTAACGGCCTCCTCGTGCCCCGAGATGGCAGTGCA GTTCACGCTGAAGGGGGGGAAGACGTTCTGCGGCAAACTCCAAGATGACTGGGTCCAGAAATTCGTGAAGGAGGCGGAGGACATGAGAAGGAACAAGCACAGCGCTGACAGAGGGTGA